The following is a genomic window from Xyrauchen texanus isolate HMW12.3.18 chromosome 6, RBS_HiC_50CHRs, whole genome shotgun sequence.
ATTCTTATTTGTGTTTTGACATGATTTTATTATTCATGTCTGTGTAATGACTATAAACATACTCGGGCTGTGTTCTTGCTGTGGGGTTGTCTATTGACACGGTGAGAATGCCATTGTTGTTTGTAGGAGTGCGCCACCTGGTGGGAAAGAGGAAAAGACCCAAGTGAGTCCTTCAAACAGTAACAAACATAAAGAACATTTTGTACCAGTAGATAtagttatatataaaataaaactggGTGATTGTTGAGGAGTTTCACTTACGCTCGAGTTCTCTGTATGGGTGGAGCCGACTTTGTCTTCTGAACTTGCGCATGAACCTAGAAACAAGTCAAGCAAGTACAATCAGAGTAAGTATGCCACAATTCTTGAGCATGATTTTCTCTGATCACATCTTAGTCAGTGCAGTTACTATTTCAGGTTATTACATATTTAGGGGCCATTCATTAAACACATATTTTGCATCCTCAATTACGTTTCTATGTAAAAAAAGCACTAGACGTATGTCTCTGACCATTGCTTTCAGCGAATCGCGCAGGAGCGCCTTGTCAAGTTAAAACAGTAGTTATTAAATTAGTTTGGTCACACCCCACTttcaaacaacaacaactttttttttttttaagatattgataataattgcaaggattcatacctgtgGATGTTAATCTGCCTCAGTagtatctataaaagcatttgtaaaaataaatgactgtgattggcccatcctgaGAAAAGTAACTATGCGTCACTGAAAAGACTGAGGGATGGTGATAGGCTGTCCAAGTTCCAAAAGCACCATACAAGTCATCCTTAACTCTTGTGTcttatatataaattcttctgaAGCTATCCGATAGTGTTGTGTGAGGGTCCGACTGATATATATCCGTGTTAATTCATCGTTTCCCCCATTTGAAACTGGCGTGCAAGacatctttgtttacataagaGCAGCTGAGAGCTCACCTGACACTATTACATGCTCTGTGCAGTTCGCACGGCGGTGCCTGCCAAAAGTTTAAATAAAGCAGGTGTCAGTCTTCCGCGCCCTCCTAACAATACCTTCGTGCCCACGTTAAGGGGTGCGCCACACACTTTGAGAACAACTGAGCTAAAAGAATTTCAACTTCTAAAAACatcggttttggatgagaacaaaccaaaatataattccttttccACTATGAATATCCTTGGCTATCATTATGTCAAGCTCGATAGACTTACTAACACACTGCGCATGCGTGAAGCActgggaagtgtaatcaagcttgaaataatgattgaGCCAAAAGACTACagttgattaaaccactggaatcttatggattattttatgctgcatttatgtcctttttggagcttcaaagttttggtcatcattcacttgcattgtaaaacAAACTTTTTGCCATATATGCATAATCTAGAGACATAAACTTCTGTGCTTCtcatttgtctcatctgtccacatATCTGTGGGAAGATAATTGTCTTCTTACCTTGAGTCCTCTTCTGAAAAGGAAAGTGGCCTGCCGAGCTTCTCTCTGTGTTTGCTGAGCAGCTGGAGCATTcctgggaaagaaaaaaaaaaaagatgaccaaTCACACCTTGACACCTTTGAAAGCCATTACAGATAAACGTTTCTACATCATGACGACAACTAAAAAGTAAAACAGGCCTTGGTCACACATACGATGCCTTGGAGATGTTTCAAATCCCTGAAAGCCAACATGAAATTAACCCTATTTACTTTAATACATGTTTCTGGTTTCATTCTGCATGATTCGGTGCATGTTtttccaaaggaaaaaaaaaagtttgttcaaAATATTTTACTGAATTACAAATACCACATTGACATTTTGTTGTCTGTTTTCACTCAATGCTACATACACATCACTCTGAATTCTGGCTAAAAAGTTCTAACTTCTAACATCTGACATAACATTTCTTCTTGCAattgtttagtttttcatttgaATAACTGTAGAGTTTCTGTAGAATAAGAGTACTTTCACAGGACACCATGACACTGTACATAGTAACCACAGAGCTTCTGCCTTTATCCCTGACtacataaaagaaaacaaatcatcTCACCACTTCCTGCGGAGCCGAAAGGGTCTGTGTGAAACTGAGCTCTGAGGTTTGTGTGAATCCACCTGTCGGTTTGGTCTCCTCTGGAGCTGCATCTGTCTGCGCTGGGAGTCACGCCGTGGGACAAATGGCTGAGATCTCTGAGGAAAGACAAGTGGAAAAAATGACACCTCAATTAATTTGCACATGTATGACAATAAATTCACCTTAATTTAAGTTGACTATTCCCAAAATAATCACCATCCTTCCGAACAAATCCAGCATCCAACACATCATACCTGGTTAAAAGCTGTGCTGTTTGCTGCCTGTCGGTTCAGCATTGGCCGGTTCTGGGCAGGTCGGTTGAGTGGACTGATACCTTTAAGCAATGCAGCATTCTTCCTCGCTGCCAACCCAGTGATGACCCCCTGCCCACGACGCCTGGCTACTGCGAGTGGAAGTTTACGGTTCCGACCAAAGCGCTTGTTCACAACACCAACACCtgcaaatgacaaataaaaacatcTTCCTTCAATGCAAaatccctttaaagggatagttcacccaaaaaagtaaagtctctcattatttactcaccctcatgccatcccagatatggattaaaccactggagtcatatgaattacttttatgatgcctttgtgtgctttttggtaCTCCATAAAAAGTGATCctaaataaaagtaaaccatatgactccagtggtttaatccatgtcttctgaagcactgtgataggtgtgggtgagaaacagatcaatattcaagtccttttttactccaaaatctccactttcacatccttttttattttgcagATTCGCTTTCCTTGTGCATATCacacctactaggcagggaggcaaatttatcacacaaaaaaagacttaattatcattctgtttctcacccacacttatatagctccagaagatacagatttaaccactggagtcttatggattaattttattctgcctttatgtgctttttagagcttaaaaattctggtcaccattcacttgcattttatggaccaacagagctgaaatattcttctaaaaatcttaatttgtgttcagcagaagaaacaaaatcatacacatctgggatgacatgagggtgagtaaatgatgagaaaatattcatttttgtatgaactattcctttaacttgaaaGACAGAAGCTCTACATAGAACACTGAACTGATTTGCGTACAATACATGGCTGATGTAACTGTAACTGTTATTGAGCCTGTTGGTCAAAGTTTTGTTCAGGTTTTGAAAAAGAGGGTCACATTTTAACTCATATGGGCTCTCTAATAAATCCTGCAACAATAACAGTAGGAATATTTATATACTGACCTCTTTTAGATGACACTACAGCTCTTGGTCCATTTTTAATCCCTTGGGAGAACCGACCTTTTACTGGGAGTCTGCGTTTTGTCTTCTGGgcctgcatttgtttttgttttttattaagcCGGATTATATcatctgtaaaataaaaatccaatatATTTAAGCAAATCAAAAGCAAAATATATCTGACACATCAAATGACACTCCTGGGCTAAACATCCAGTACAAATAACAGCAAGAAAATTAAACCAAAGCACAATGATAATACAAATGACCACGAGTTCTATCAAATTGGACAGATTTATGAATTGAAAAATTCAGAATATAATTTCAAACACCAGTGAAGTTTAGTTAAACACAACCAAGCTATAACATTGAATCTAAATGTGGTTGCTGGCCCATATAACATTGTAATAAAGGTAGCAAAAGTATAAATAGTACTGAAGTACAATATCTAGAATCAGGTTGTTTTAACAATAATGCTAATACGCTAACGATGCTATCACAACACATTTGGCCTTACCCAAAGACATGTCAACCTTATCAGGTCCGTCTGTACTCCCTCCACCGCTCGATTTAAAAGTAGATTTGCTCATTATTCAATTCGCTCTGCGTCAGATACAAAAAAGCAAACCACAGACCGCCAACTAGCTCCCACAATCCAGCTGAACCAACCGAACCAACCGAACCAACCGAGCCTCGCAAGCTAGCCAGCGTTCATGTTGCCAAAACCCTTCTGCGCCTGCGCATCTCCACACGCGTCTGTCTTGAGTTtcttgggaaatgtagttcagtTTTGACAACATTTCACAAGTTCAGAATCggttttattgccaagtatgcttacacatacaaggaatttgtcttggtgacagaagcttccagtgcacaacaatacaaaacagcaacaaaacataataataaaaacgaattaaaaatgtaataaaaataaactaacaatacattaaaaataaaataaataataatgtatatatatatatatatatatatatatatatatatatatatatatatatatatatatatatatatatatatatatttatatatatataaaatcaaataaataaaaaggttgagacacatcactgttttaaaaggacttaaaatgtttattttaactacctgacagatatcacttAAATATGTGTCCTGGGTCTCTGTAACTATCTTAAACAAAGTAGTAATAATGACCCAAcactttttaaagggacagttcaccccaaaatgaaaatcttcttatcatttactctcatgccatcccagatgtgaatttctttcttctgctgatatttcagctctgtaggtcctcacaataaaagtgaatggtggccaacattttgtcaagtcaaatttatttgcatagtgcttttcacaacaggtGTTATTTCAAAAGCAGCCGTACATgaaattatgctgtaacagaaaatttatgaatataattccaatgttagttatttatgtttagaactattagtggttaaaaaaaaaaatgtgtataagtgttgtgggtcaatcgttaaaattttgtttttatatgaactaaattttagtgttaaagtccttgaagtcatcccaGATTAACTGAGGAAATATACATAGAAGCAAAGTCCTTTGATTTTGGCCAATGAAGGCTTTTGctactggttaattcattttctatgaaCTAATTTATTTAAGAGAGTATTGACCCCCCTTTGACCAAGTTGATTTGCAGTAGGTAATATTCAGTGAGGAGCGTCGCAGTCCAGCTGGAAGATTATGGCAGGTAATTTTAgtgaactccatcctgagcccatgcttcagacagtggctcatgaagaattccatgtctttgagtttgcatcaattcaCCCTCTGTGAAGTCTGTCTTAGTAGACTAAGGTGAACTCAGGCTGGAATATGCTGAAGTTGGTCATCATAACTCAGCGACACAGTGGGAATCAGACACCTGGCAGGACCAtagatggatctggcaggctctggtaacctcgggatataatTTTTACacagggaaagaaatagaataaTATTGGCATAGAttccattcactttaaagcagggtTAAAGAATTAGAGAAGTGTTTCCGGTTCCAACTAAAGCAGCATAAATATGAATTGaggaataaattaggtgtatgcctggctgaatgagtctttagtctagacttaaagtGAGAGAGTGTATCTGAGGACCGAACACTGCAAGGAAGACTATTCCACAGTTTacgagccaaatatgaaaatcatCTTGATATTCTTGGTATTGTTAAACAGGTCAGAGATCTGTTTTTGTGATTACAATGAGCGTGGAttattgtcatgttcattgttgtcatttgttcttttttgtgcttttatgttgaagtttagtttagttcctgtttcctgtttggtttttggtagtcctttgtagttgtcatgttcactgttgtcttttgttttatgcttttatgttgaagtttagtttagttcctgtttggttttctgtagtccttttgtagttaatttgtatgattggtgttcccttgattgtttcctccaggtgtccctcattcccttgtttgttcctttgtgtatttaaaccctgcctttcctctgtttgtttgtcgatcgttgtatgttatgTTCCATGTTCCCAATGTTTTATGCCCgctcttgttcccttgtttgatcgttcgtggatgtttcgtgttcgtgtgtatatttcattttcccatcgtggacctttaatttgttccagtgttagtgttcttttcacctgtgtgttagtttgtgtttgagttacttttcccatcgtggaccgttTATTTTTGTTccagagttttgtgttcctcttattatttaataaaaccgcgtttggatccgcacctctcgtctgtcttgtcctgcttccataCCATTCGTAACAATTATAGTGTGATAGGTCAAATAATTactttggagctagaccattcaaagctttgtaagtaattaacagaatttttaaattcatatgaaacttaacaggtagccaatataaCGCAGAAATGttgctgatatgatcatatttcttggccATTAATCTGACACCggtttgctattttccaatgaccACCTACGGAAGTGgtgtgtttgagtactttttaagcaggattttataaaaattatcCAAAATATGTAAAACACGATGTTGCCGGGTCACATGTAATAGTGACACGTTACCCAAAGAGGatactttaaataaatgtcaagaAGAGCGTACTATGGATTAAAGTGTGTCATAATTCCCAAATAAGCATGAATAACATCAACGAGAACACTTACAGTTGAAGACAGATAtttgcatacaccttagccaaatacatttatcacaattccttacatttaatcgtagaaaatattccctgtcttaggccagttaggatcactactttatttaaagaatgtgaaatgtcatagggggcctgggaagctcagcgagtattgacactgactaccactcctggattcacgagtttgaatccagggtgtgctgagtgactccagccaggtctcctaagcaaccaaattggcccgtttgctagggagggtagagtcatatgggttaacctcctcgtggtcgctataatgtgtggttctcgctctcagtggggcatgtgggggagttgtgcgtggatgccactcaacaagccacgtgagaagatgcacggattgactgtctcagacatggatgcaactgagatttgtcctctgccacctggatttaggtgagtcactacgccaccacgaggacctagagcacattgagaattgggtattccaatttGGAgcgaaaaggggagaaaatcattgtccatttggaagacccattgtgACTGAGATTTAACATTCTGGCtgttgtcttgagatgttgcttcaaaatatccacatcattttccttcctcatgatgagatctattttgtgaagtttaTACTATTATCGTTCGTACAGATGaatatggtaccttcaggcatttggaaatattgatcccaaggatgaaccagacttgtggaggaccACACTTTTTTGatgtctgatttcttttgattttcccatgatgtcaagcaaagaggcactgagtttgaaggtaggccttaaatacatccacaagtacatctccaaatcactacaattagcctatcagaagctaatttgactaaaggtttgacatcattttctggaattttccaagctgcttaaaaggcacagttaacttagtgtatgtaaacttctgacccactggaattgtgatctagtcaattaaaagtgaaacaatctgtattactcatgtcatgcctTCAACttaaatgtatgtacatttttgaCATCAATTGTACATtagctccaaggtaaattaaagctaataactgaacattaattcatttatgtattgattcaagtcataataaaagcaatagtaaacaaacagtttgcagcatcaaaatgagtgtgttatgagatgttgtcagcagttctgttcacttacatgAATGTTAACAGGTGTGTAATGTCTATTAAATGatgcttttctcttttcaagtaactgtaataatcttttttttttattttacagtttacaatcaaattactgtgtaattgaaCAATTTCTGCTTCAAAACGTCAGATAAATAAATCATACAAAGTCACTCTCATTCCAGGACATTTAATCATTTTGTCCATTcc
Proteins encoded in this region:
- the LOC127645204 gene encoding UAP56-interacting factor-like; the protein is MSKSTFKSSGGGSTDGPDKVDMSLDDIIRLNKKQKQMQAQKTKRRLPVKGRFSQGIKNGPRAVVSSKRGVGVVNKRFGRNRKLPLAVARRRGQGVITGLAARKNAALLKGISPLNRPAQNRPMLNRQAANSTAFNQRSQPFVPRRDSQRRQMQLQRRPNRQVDSHKPQSSVSHRPFRLRRKWNAPAAQQTQREARQATFLFRRGLKVHAQVQKTKSAPPIQRTRAWRTPTNNNGILTVSIDNPTARTQPEPAQSWSLHPVTSTRSSTPPKEEPERKPPKGVALQFDINSVGKQTGMTLNERFRILKDQRVAGAHQSSKGGRFVTVA